From a region of the Oryza sativa Japonica Group chromosome 6, ASM3414082v1 genome:
- the LOC4341984 gene encoding uncharacterized protein: MVGGGGYRQKLIQVWNDWQVSVLVLLSLTLQLLFLSTAGARRRAQPSWGKKTYFWALYIGSRFITTYSLGILSRASTGDANADIQAFWASLLLFHLGGPDDFTALSLEDNKLWDRRCLELFIQVSTTLYVFSRYVLDPGFRRFIVPFALIFSAGVVKYVEQVVALHHATMEALIKSVLGKPDAGPDYADTINRLDGIMRSGALPSLDIKNERVDRPNSDPEANVQVKDYSEDEQVAIKTIRSAHSLFSRFSVLFADGIFSFEDRQESQAMFLRKDARWAFKIVEIELGFAYDRLYTKASVSRGARLAVRVCSLSLTLAAGLWAALAILRASQYRQRHRCVTYALLAGAALNDAAILAAHAFSVWSLVHGDWLSWCSVMLVKRRRWSASMAQSNLVTFCLRKLPSNNDSDPAPLSSSFLLRRLLLGGGRGGGVQQQDASPAPALSTTLASMDEFQKLFERRSLLDQVRSGSFWSKYKHTKYVPVSEKLKDFIYAQLEEKVRRLSEYDKRMERERERERKRVRAPSPSPSPSPSPSPSASATTPTQTGTSTTTTTSSMYSILTDCRGDQVMKKERISNLSWSLEKKEFDESLLIWHIATDLRFREEAQAAGAAASAASAATVDQRETRKHMEIARELSNYLYYIMVVHPLMLSSSTTMAIKRCRDTCAEARRLFLKDHVMAAAGKGKGDRRRAVGEDNAHRVLLDVDTPLHAAVVKGDKCKSVLWDGCFLARELRQSMADPGRRWRVVCEVWVEMLGYAAVHCGGYQHAERLKDGGELITFVCLLMTHLGMGKHYRTEVGDAYAHLSPYSAAA, translated from the exons ATGGTAGGAGGAGGTGGGTACAGGCAGAAGCTGATCCAGGTATGGAACGATTGGCAGGTGAGCGTGCTGGTGCTGCTCAGCCTCACCCTGCAACTCCTCTTCCTGAGCACGGCGGGCGCCCGGAGACGGGCGCAGCCGAGCTGGGGGAAGAAAACCTACTTCTGGGCTCTCTACATCGGCTCCAGGTTCATCACCACCTACTCCCTCGGCATCCTCTCCCGCGCCTCCACGGGCGACGCCAACGCCGACATCCAGGCGTTCTGGGCGTCCCTCCTCCTGTTCCACCTGGGAGGCCCCGACGACTTCACCGCCCTGTCCCTCGAGGACAACAAGCTCTGGGATCGCCGCTGCCTGGAGCTCTTCATCCAg GTCTCGACCACACTCTATGTCTTCTCCCGCTACGTGCTCGACCCCGGATTCCGCCGCTTCATCGTGCCGTTCGCCCTCATCTTCTCCGCCGGGGTGGTCAAGTACGTGGAGCAGGTCGTCGCGCTGCACCACGCGACGATGGAGGCGCTCATCAAGTCCGTCCTGGGAAAGCCCGACGCTGGCCCGGACTACGCTGACACCATTAACCGATTGGACGGGATTATGAGATCCGGCGCATTGCCGTCCCTCGACATCAAGAACGAACGAGTTGACCGCCCAAACTCTG ATCCGGAGGCCAACGTGCAGGTGAAAGATTACAGCGAAGATGAGCAGGTGGCCATCAAAACCATCCGGTCAGCACACTCTCTGTTCTCGAGATTCAGTGTCCTGTTCGCGGACGGCATCTTCAGCTTCGAGGACAGGCAGGAGAGCCAGGCCATGTTCTTGCGCAAGGACGCGAGGTGGGCGTTCAAGATCGTGGAGATCGAGCTGGGTTTCGCGTACGATCGGCTCTACACCAAGGCCTCGGTGTCCCGCGGGGCGAGGCTGGCGGTGCGTGTGTGCAGCCTGTCGCtcacgctcgccgccggcctctggGCGGCGCTGGCGATCCTGCGGGCGAGCCAGTACCGGCAGCGGCACCGGTGCGTGACGTACGCGCTGCTCGCCGGAGCGGCGCTCAACGACGCCGCGATACTCGCCGCCCACGCCTTCTCCGTCTGGTCCCTGGTGCACGGCGACTGGCTGAGCTGGTGCTCCGTCATGCTGGTGAAGCGGAGGAGGTGGTCGGCGAGCATGGCGCAATCCAACCTCGTCACCTTCTGCCTCCGGAAGCTGCCTTCCAACAACGACTCCGACCCGGCGCCGCTCTCGTCGTCGTTTCTTCTCCGGCGGCtactcctcggcggcggccgaggaggaggagtgcaACAACAAGACGCATCGCCTGCTCCTGCTCTTTCCACCACGTTAGCGTCCATGGACGAATTCCAGAAGCTGTTCGAGAGGCGTTCCCTGCTCGACCAGGTCCGTTCTGGAAGCTTCTGGAGCAAGTACAAGCATACCAAGTATGTCCCGGTGAGCGAGAAGCTCAAGGATTTCATCTACGCCCAGCTAGAGGAGAAGGTTCGCCGTCTCAGCGAGTACGACAAGAGGATGGAGAGGGAGCGTGAGCGTGAGCGGAAGCGAGTGAgagctccatctccatctccatctccatctccatctccatctccatctgcaTCTGCTACGACTCCAACCCAAACCGgaacgtcgacgacgacgacgacgagtagCATGTACAGCATTTTGACGGATTGCAGGGGGGACCAAGTGATGAAAAAGGAGCGGATCAGCAACCTGAGCTGGAGCCTGGAGAAGAAGGAGTTCGACGAGAGCCTACTGATATGGCACATCGCGACGGACCTGCGGTTCCGCGAGGAGGCAcaggcggccggcgccgccgcctccgcggcgagTGCGGCGACCGTCGATCAGCGAGAGACCAGGAAGCACATGGAGATCGCGCGGGAGCTGTCCAACTACCTCTACTACATCATG GTGGTGCACCCGCTGATgctgtcgtcgtcgacgaccaTGGCGATCAAGAGGTGCCGGGACACGTGCGCGGAGGCGCGGAGGCTGTTCCTCAAGGACCacgtgatggcggcggcggggaaagggaagggcgaccggcggcgggcggtgggcgaGGACAACGCGCACAGGGTGCTCCTGGACGTGGACACGCCGCTGCACGCGGCGGTGGTGAAGGGGGACAAGTGCAAGTCGGTGCTGTGGGATGGGTGCTTCCTGGCGAGGGAGCTGAGGCAGAGCATGGCCGAcccggggaggaggtggagggtggTGTGCGAGGTGTGGGTGGAGATGCTGGGCTACGCGGCGGTGCACTGCGGAGGGTACCAGCACGCGGAGCGGCtcaaggacggcggcgagctcatCACCTTCGTCTGCCTCCTCATGACCCACCTCGGCATGGGGAAGCACTACCGGACCGAGGTTGGGGATGCCTACGCCCACCTCTCGCCCTACAGCGCCGCGGCCTAG
- the LOC4341986 gene encoding squamosa promoter-binding-like protein 12 isoform X1 produces MASFGMNWNQKSPVFWDWENPAPFGPNTMENPKSIPHPEPRGVVVAAANHGSTNSSGGTFTSSSELANGSSKSSLSASFDSSSKLGNSLEFRFASVKGHGKNMCKDGEAGRVEDSGTSPAVAVSHGEPVIGLKLGKRTYFENVCGGQNVKSSSAASGVTCPSTVVKKMKVSQQSTQSSYCQVEGCKVDLSSAREYHRKHKVCEAHSKAPKVIVSGLERRFCQQCSRFHGLAEFDQKKKSCRRRLSDHNARRRKPQQEAISFGSSRLATMFYDARQQTDIYFGQSPFGQVRSNAISSCDNLGGFKFTEAKLPWMKPMKTIGLEDLNFSTLQMPGNVVSHTVHHHDFDGLIPFKGNTPKVLNQGVDPACAVVSSNSNGAPDLRRALSLLSSDSWGPADVQAGSQVHPGGVMPPLAVAAATVTAPTNPVSVMHALHPSTGGGGFWQDGDDPPPLDHASQAQAFMHPGNGSSSGYGHLH; encoded by the exons ATGGCTTCTTTTGGGATGAACTGGAATCAGAAGAGCCCTGTGTTTTGGGACTGGGAAAATCCAGCGCCTTTCGGTCCGAATACAATGGAAAATCCCAAGAGCATACCTCACCCTGAACCAAGAGGTGTAGTTGTCGCGGCCGCAAATCATGGATCCACCAATTCATCCGGTGGCACGTTCACTTCTAGCTCGGAGCTAGCCAATGGTTCATCGAAGAGCTCCTTGTCAGCGTCGTTCGATTCCTCATCCAAGCTGGGGAACAGCTTAGAGTTCAGGTTTGCTTCTGTCAAAGGGCATGGCAAGAACATGTGCAAGGATGGCGAGGCCGGTAGAGTTGAAGACTCGGGCACTTCTCCAGCTGTGGCAGTTAGCCATGGTGAGCCGGTAATAGGACTCAAGTTAGGGAAGAGAACTTACTTTGAAAATGTTTGTGGAGGGCAGAATGTCAAGAGCTCCTCTGCAGCTTCAGGTGTGACTTGTCCATCTACTGTGGTCAAGAAGATGAAGGTGTCTCAGCAGAGCACACAAAGCTCATACTGCCAAGTTGAAGGCTGCAAAGTCGATCTGTCCTCCGCAAGAGAATACCATCGCAAGCACAAAGTTTGTGAAGCTCATTCTAAGGCACCAAAGGTTATTGTTTCTGGTCTGGAGCGCCGTTTTTGCCAACAGTGTAGTCG GTTTCATGGTTTAGCTGAATTTgaccagaaaaagaaaagttgcCGCAGGCGTCTATCTGATCATAATGCACGAAGAAGGAAACCGCAACAAGAGGCAATTTCATTTGGTTCATCAAGGCTCGCCACGATGTTTTACG ATGCAAGGCAGCAGACAGATATTTACTTTGGCCAATCTCCTTTTGGCCAAGTGAGAAGCAATGCAATTTCTTCATGTGACAACCTGGGAGGCTTCAAATTTACAGAAGCAAAACTCCCCTGGATGAAGCCAATGAAAACTATAGGCCTTGAGGATCTGAATTTCTCTACCCTGCAGATGCCAGGCAATGTTGTGTCGCATACGGTGCATCATCATGATTTTGATGGGCTCATACCATTCAAGGGAAACACCCCGAAGGTCCTCAACCAAG GTGTGGATCCAGCCTGTGCCGTCGTGTCCTCCAACTCGAATGGAGCCCCGGATCTTCGGcgtgctctctctcttctgtcAAGCGATTCCTGGGGCCCGGCCGACGTTCAGGCCGGCTCCCAGGTGCATCCCGGTGGAGTGATGccgcccctcgccgttgccgccgccaccgtcaccgcccCGACGAACCCTGTCAGTGTGATGCATGCTCTGCACCCGtccaccggaggaggaggattctGGCAAGACGGCGACGACCCGCCTCCGCTCGATCATGCCTCGCAGGCTCAGGCGTTCATGCATCCTGGCAATGGCAGCAGCTCCGGCTATGGCCATCTGCACTGA
- the LOC4341987 gene encoding 26S proteasome non-ATPase regulatory subunit 14 homolog, with protein MDANMLSAMMAAVGGDKPQPDTSEQINVSPLALLKMLKHGRAGVPMEVMGLMLGEFVDEYTVTVADVFAMPQSGTGVSVEAVDHAFQSEMLEMLRQTGRPEMVVGWYHSHPGFGCWLSGTDMATQQSFEQLHPRAVAVVIDPVQSVKGKVVMDAFRLVDHMAMVLGGAAGGEARQTTSNVGAVARPSAVALVHGLGRHYYSLAISYRMKEGEERMLACLSRSGWSDGFALRRFGAHDAGNEAAVRGMRDLAVGYGAQVREEDETPPERLAVVRAGKVDAKGKLEEKAMDAMSANIVQTLGMMLDTVTF; from the coding sequence ATGGACGCCAACATGCTGAGCGCGATGAtggccgccgtcggcggcgacaagcCGCAGCCGGACACGTCGGAGCAGATCAACGTGTCCCCCCTCGCCCTCCTCAAGATGCTCAAGCACGGGCGAGCCGGCGTGCCGATGGAGGTGATGGGGCTGATGCTGGGCGAGTTCGTCGACGAGTACACGGTGACGGTCGCCGACGTGTTCGCCATGCCGCAGAGCGGCACCGGCGTGAGCGTGGAGGCGGTGGACCACGCGTTCCAGAGCGAGATGCTGGAGATGCTCCGGCAGACGGGGCGGCCGGAGATGGTGGTGGGGTGGTACCACTCCCACCCCGGCTTCGGCTGCTGGCTCTCCGGCACCGACATGGCCACGCAGCAGAGCTTCGAGCAGCTGcacccgcgcgccgtcgccgtggtgATCGACCCGGTGCAGAGCGTCAAGGGGAAGGTGGTCATGGACGCGTTCCGCCTCGTCGACCACATGGCGATGGtgctcggcggcgccgcgggcggcgaggcgcggcaGACCACGTCGAACGTCGGCGCCGTCGCGCGGCCGTCGGCGGTGGCGCTCGTCCACGGCCTCGGGCGGCACTACTACTCGCTCGCCATCAGCTACCGGAtgaaggagggggaggagcggATGCTGGCGTGCCTCAGCCGGAGCGGGTGGTCCGACGGTTTCGCGCTGCGGCGGTTCGGCGCGCACGACGCCGGCAAcgaggcggcggtgcgcgggATGCGGGACCTCGCCGTGGGCTACGGGGCGCAGGTGAGGGAGGAGGACGAGACGCCGCCGGAGAGGCTCGCCGTGGTGAGGGCGGGCAAGGTGGACGCCAAGGGGAAGCTGGAGGAGAAGGCCATGGACGCCATGTCCGCCAACATCGTGCAGACGCTCGGCATGATGCTCGACACCGTCACCTTCTAG
- the LOC4341989 gene encoding uncharacterized protein produces the protein MEETAAAAAEKATSYSYWVREATGDAAPLPAPRKIDAADLAAKPAPTTLGSVWNKAGTWEEKNLNSWANGRIKDLLGSLDPLEFSTGKASVYEVSKCSGDAFLVTVRNKKRVGYTYELGLKFKGEWLIKEENKKVKGYLDIPEFSFGELEDLEVQISFTDIKDLSSDNKAQISKDLKSFLAPIREKLRKFEEELKDR, from the exons atggaggagacggcggcggcggcggcggagaaggcgacgTCGTACAGTTACTGGGTGCGGGAGGCCACGGGCGACGCCGCGCCGCTTCCTGCGCCACGCAAGAtcgacgccgccgacctcgccgccaaGCCCGCGCCCACCACCCTCGGCTCCGTCTGGAACAAG GCTGGAACCTGGGAGGAAAAGAACCTCAATTCATGGGCCAACGGTAGGATAAAG GATTTGCTGGGCTCATTAGACCCTTTGGAATTTTCTACTGGGAAGGCATCTGTTTACGAAGTATCCAAGTGTTCAGGCGAT GCATTTCTGGTCACTGTCCGTAATAAGAAGAGAGTAGGCTATACTTATGAGCTGGGCTTAAAATTTAAAG GTGAATGGTTAATTAAGGAAGAAAACAAGAAGGTGAAAGGCTATCTGGACATTCCAGAATTTTCATTTGGTGAACTTGAAGACTTAGAG GTGCAAATAAGTTTTACCGACATCAAGGACCTCTCGTCCGACAACAAGGCACAAATCAGCAAGGATTTGAAGTCGTTTCTTGCACCGATCCGGGAGAAACTGCGCAAGTTTGAAGAAGAGCTCAAGGATAGATAG
- the LOC4341990 gene encoding protein PHOSPHATE STARVATION RESPONSE 3-like has product MSSQSVVAVKQITAPDKIVETCPSTKHSAHKLFDVKPDFQGLIDDNLSSSSQSSSIKIELIRSSSLPNILPFQKRSSEPEPESPLSHVSHPNVSEPVYSNSSTFCTSLFSSSSMETEPCRQLGTLPFLPHPPKCEQQVSAGHSSSSSLLVPGGDGDIGNAHDEPEQSDDLKDFLNLSGGDASDGSFHGENNAMAFAEQMEFQFLSEQLGIAITDNEESPRLDDIYGTPPQLSSLPVSSCSNQSVQKAGSPVKVQLSSPRSSSGSATTNKARLRWTLELHERFVEAVNKLDGPEKATPKGVLKLMKVEGLTIYHVKSHLQKYRLAKYLPETKEDKKASSEDKKSQSGSSGNDSVKKKNLQVAEALRMQMEVQKQLHEQLEVQRQLQLRIEEHARYLQRILEEQHKVSISSNSLSLKPPAESQPESPKPTSEKKEAESEAGAATSAQPSSEDKSPDAECKSSPPVGSKRARVHVGDEHQCS; this is encoded by the exons ATGAGCTCCCAGAGTGTTGTTGCAGTGAAGCAGATTACTGCTCCGGACaaaatagtggaaacctgtccatccACAAAACATTCTGCACATAAGCTGTTCGATGTTAAACCGGATTTTCAAGGGTTGATAGATGACAATTTGTCATCCTCCAGTCAGTCCTCAAGCATCAAGATTGAGCTGATCAGATCATCAAGCTTGCCAAATATACTGCCGTTTCAGAAAAGAAGCTCTGAACCTGAACCTGAAAGTCCACTGTCTCATGTTTCACATCCCAATGTTTCAGAGCCAGTTTACTCAAATTCTTCAACCTTCTGCACAAGTTTGttttcgtcgtcgtcgatggaGACGGAGCCGTGCCGGCAATTGGGCACTCTACCATTCCTGCCTCACCCTCCTAAGTGTGAGCAGCAGGTTTCAGCAGGGCACTCATCAAGCTCCTCCCTGCTAGTACCTGGTGGTGATGGTGATATTGGCAATGCTCATGATGAACCTGAACAGTCAGATGATCTGAAGGATTTCCTCAATCTCTCTGGAGGAGATGCTTCTGATGGCAGCTTCCATGGAGAAAACAATGCCATGGCTTTTGCTGAGCAGATGGAGTTCCAGTTCTTGTCTGAGCAGCTAGGGATTGCCATCACTGACAATGAGGAGAGCCCTCGGTTAGAT GACATATACGGCACGCCGCCGCAACTTTCATCACTTCCAGTATCATCTTGCTCCAACCAGAGTGTACAGAAAGCAGGATCTCCTGTGAAAGTTCAGCTTAGCTCGCCTCGGTCATCTTCGGGATCCGCGACAACTAACAAGGCGAGGTTGAGGTGGACACTGGAGCTCCATGAGCGTTTTGTAGAGGCTGTGAACAAGCTAGATGGACCTGAAA AGGCAACTCCTAAAGGTGTGCTGAAACTTATGAAAGTAGAAGGCCTGACTATCTACCATGTAAAGAGTCATTTGCAG AAGTATCGCCTCGCAAAATATCTCCCAGAGACTAAGGAAG ACAAGAAGGCATCCTCAGAGGATAAGAAATCTCAGTCAGGTAGCAGTGGAAATGATTCAGTCAAAAAGAA GAACTTACAAGTGGCAGAAGCTCTACGAATGCAAATGGAGGTTCAGAAACAGCTTCATGAACAGTTAGAG GTGCAAAGGCAACTGCAgctgcgaatcgaagaacacgcAAGATACCTGCAGAGAATACTGGAAGAGCAGCACAAGGTCAGCATCAGCAGCAACTCCCTCTCACTGAAACCCCCAGCCGAATCGCAACCGGAATCGCCAAAACCAACATcagaaaagaaggaggccgaATCCGAAGCAGGCGCCGCCACTTCAGCTCAGCCATCATCCGAGGATAAATCACCAGACGCAGAATgcaagtcgtcgccgccggtgggtAGCAAGAGAGCTAGGGTTCATGTCGGCGATGAGCACCAGTGTTCATAG